Proteins encoded together in one Psychrobacter sanguinis window:
- a CDS encoding low molecular weight protein-tyrosine-phosphatase, which yields MPMSAAIPKSVLLVCLGNICRSPTAEGIMRQRTAIAGLTMKIDSAGTGDWHIGKHPDLRAQTHAKQHGYNISKLVARQVSPKDFIDFDLVLAMDAQNLKDLQAIREVAAQTTNADSLARLALMSEVDISYLNQDVPDPYYGGEDGFEEVIKRLESSVDAWIHTWQI from the coding sequence ATGCCTATGTCAGCTGCTATACCTAAGTCCGTTTTATTAGTATGTCTTGGCAATATCTGCCGCTCTCCGACAGCCGAAGGCATTATGAGACAGCGTACTGCCATTGCTGGTTTGACGATGAAGATTGACTCTGCTGGGACTGGGGATTGGCATATTGGCAAACATCCTGATTTGCGCGCTCAAACTCATGCCAAGCAGCATGGGTACAACATCAGTAAGTTAGTAGCCCGTCAGGTGAGCCCTAAAGATTTTATAGACTTTGATCTTGTTCTAGCAATGGATGCTCAAAACCTAAAAGACCTTCAGGCCATTCGAGAAGTAGCGGCACAAACTACCAATGCGGATAGTCTTGCGCGTTTGGCATTGATGAGTGAAGTCGACATCAGTTATCTAAACCAAGATGTACCTGACCCTTACTATGGCGGTGAAGATGGCTTTGAAGAAGTGATTAAAAGACTTGAGTCCTCGGTAGATGCTTGGATACATACCTGGCAGATTTAA
- the murB gene encoding UDP-N-acetylmuramate dehydrogenase has protein sequence MSTFHQTPRLQASADSNALSSNPTNFDIDEISTLGADLIHHNTMRLACQADRLINLGKESDIEPTIAQLARIGLPIFVLSGGSNVILPKVLNATVLHPTYKGINILSEDEDGINIEVMGGENWHELVVYTVNQGWYGLENLALIPGLVGASPVQNIGAYGVQLEDCMTHLKAFHIPTQSWHQFQKAECQFEYRDSKFKQEAGQWLITRVGFRLHKDASKVNANYGDVSALALTLAKAEQRSVATPIDVMKAIIEIRQSKLPDPQHLPNCGSFFKNPIISNEQFATLQTQYPNIVGYAVGDKHTKVAAGWLIDNAGLKGKGIAPILTHAKQALVLVNHSDVDNFSPASQQDILATQRLIQQTIYDQFGIDLEREPVWVDNQASYNS, from the coding sequence ATGAGTACTTTTCATCAGACACCCCGTTTACAAGCCTCTGCTGATAGCAATGCCCTCTCATCTAACCCTACAAATTTCGATATCGATGAGATAAGCACCCTGGGTGCAGATTTAATTCATCACAATACCATGCGCTTAGCATGTCAGGCAGATAGACTGATTAACTTGGGTAAGGAATCTGATATAGAGCCAACCATTGCTCAGCTAGCTAGGATAGGGTTGCCAATATTTGTACTGTCAGGCGGCAGTAATGTTATTCTACCAAAAGTATTGAATGCCACAGTATTACATCCTACGTATAAAGGGATTAACATCCTATCTGAAGATGAAGACGGCATTAATATAGAGGTGATGGGCGGAGAAAACTGGCATGAACTGGTGGTTTATACTGTCAATCAAGGGTGGTATGGACTGGAGAATCTGGCCCTAATTCCAGGGCTGGTTGGCGCGTCTCCTGTACAGAATATTGGGGCTTATGGCGTACAACTAGAAGATTGTATGACCCACTTAAAGGCCTTCCATATCCCTACTCAAAGCTGGCATCAGTTTCAAAAAGCAGAGTGTCAATTTGAGTATCGGGACAGTAAATTCAAGCAAGAAGCAGGACAATGGCTCATTACTCGAGTGGGTTTCAGATTGCATAAAGATGCTAGCAAGGTCAATGCCAATTACGGGGATGTTTCTGCCCTAGCCTTGACATTGGCCAAAGCCGAGCAACGCTCAGTAGCGACCCCTATTGACGTGATGAAAGCGATTATTGAAATTCGCCAATCTAAATTGCCTGACCCACAGCATCTACCCAACTGTGGCAGCTTCTTCAAAAACCCTATCATTAGCAATGAACAGTTTGCTACCCTGCAAACTCAATATCCTAATATTGTGGGTTATGCGGTAGGTGATAAACATACCAAAGTCGCGGCAGGTTGGCTGATTGACAACGCTGGACTCAAAGGTAAAGGTATCGCCCCTATTTTGACCCATGCTAAACAGGCTTTGGTATTGGTAAATCATAGCGATGTTGATAATTTCTCGCCAGCGTCACAGCAAGATATTCTGGCCACGCAGCGTTTAATACAGCAAACCATATATGATCAGTTTGGTATTGACTTAGAGCGTGAGCCCGTTTGGGTAGATAATCAAGCAAGTTATAATAGCTAG
- a CDS encoding YdcF family protein gives MVSFYTPVFSTVGLWVLNRLPIPEVNHSPRPVLVPSDHSTLNPQPSNSTLSLNLQLNHEPTAYVVLGGGLTEADTYHEQTNNTDDQQNSNTRQLKSSISASYPAKKDTEETKKQVTSAPLHQPDIVLNKYSLIRMQTVMWHQRQKPLPIILTGVESAWMQDWLNNHGIENIITENASMNTCENARFTAKRLNLQDVYLITDAYHMTRARRQFALNGIHALPIPAALPMKKGWLAPKNNAQHSRRTVYELAAYARDVFAPQDNCRQASDVSFETLLRSRKPDEVKTF, from the coding sequence ATGGTGAGTTTCTATACGCCTGTTTTTTCAACTGTGGGCTTATGGGTGTTAAATCGCTTACCTATTCCGGAAGTCAATCACTCCCCTCGTCCAGTATTAGTCCCTTCAGACCATAGCACGCTAAATCCTCAACCTTCGAATAGCACACTTTCCTTAAACTTGCAGCTTAATCATGAGCCAACTGCTTACGTGGTGTTGGGGGGTGGTCTCACAGAAGCTGATACCTATCATGAGCAGACTAATAATACTGACGATCAGCAAAATAGTAATACCCGTCAATTAAAATCAAGCATTTCAGCCAGCTATCCTGCTAAAAAAGACACCGAAGAAACAAAAAAACAAGTCACAAGCGCGCCGTTACATCAACCAGACATCGTGTTAAATAAGTACAGTTTGATTCGTATGCAAACCGTGATGTGGCACCAACGCCAAAAACCACTTCCCATTATATTAACCGGCGTAGAATCCGCTTGGATGCAAGATTGGTTAAACAACCATGGCATCGAGAACATTATTACTGAAAATGCCAGTATGAATACCTGTGAAAATGCTCGCTTTACTGCCAAGCGCCTTAACTTGCAAGATGTGTATTTGATTACTGATGCCTATCATATGACCCGAGCTCGCAGGCAGTTTGCTTTGAATGGCATCCATGCTTTGCCGATCCCCGCCGCTTTACCAATGAAAAAAGGTTGGCTGGCACCAAAGAACAATGCACAGCACTCGCGTCGTACTGTGTATGAGTTAGCGGCTTATGCCCGCGATGTTTTTGCGCCGCAAGACAACTGTCGTCAAGCCAGTGACGTGAGTTTTGAAACTTTATTGCGTAGTCGCAAGCCTGATGAGGTAAAGACGTTTTAA
- a CDS encoding cbb3-type cytochrome oxidase assembly protein produces the protein MLFVIGIWAVRYAVKSNQFEDLDNESQRVILDDRQERRQALGNTPPATNAKTPPASKIDRHSQTSNTSQSASQEGSGEGE, from the coding sequence ATGCTTTTTGTAATTGGTATTTGGGCCGTTCGTTATGCGGTAAAATCCAATCAATTTGAAGACTTAGACAATGAGTCACAACGTGTAATCTTAGATGATCGCCAAGAGCGTAGACAGGCTCTTGGGAACACACCGCCTGCTACCAATGCCAAGACACCCCCTGCCTCAAAAATCGACAGACACTCGCAGACCAGCAATACTTCACAGTCGGCCTCGCAAGAAGGCTCGGGTGAGGGTGAGTAA